CCACACCTTCTCGAAGGCGTACGGGCTCGCGGGGCTCCGCATCGGCTACGCCATCGCCCCCGAGCGCATCGCCGCGAATCTGCGGCGCGTGGCGGTGCCGTTCGGCGTCAGCGCGCTCGCGCAGGCCGCCGCGATCGCCTCGCTCGACGCCGAGGACGAGCTGCAGGAGCGCATCGACGTGATCCGGGCCGAGCGCGCCCGGGTGCTGGCCGGGCTGCGCGACCGCGGCTGGCAGGTCTTCGACTCGCTCGGCAATTTCGTCTGGCTCCGCACCGGAGCGTCGACCACCGAGGTCGACGGGATCCTGCGCGAGAACGGCGTCGTCGCCCGCGCCTTCGCGGGCGACGGGATCCGCGTCACCATCGGATCGCCCGAGATGAACGATCGCTTCCTCGCGGCGCTCGACGGCGTACCCGCCTCGGTCTGATCGCGACCGGGTCGCCCACATACTCACTTCACCATCACGTGCACGAATCACACCACTAGGAAGGTCACCATGATGAACCGAAAGCTCACCGCCGGGCTCGCACTTGCCGCAGCCGGTGTCCTCGGACTCGCGGGCTGCAGCGGAAGCGGCGACGACGCCGCCTCCGAGGGCGGCTCGGAGGGCCAGTCGTACTCCATCGGCGTGCTGCAGCTTGTGCAGCACCCGGCGCTCGATGCCGCGACCGAGGGCTTCCAGCAGGCCTTCGAGGACGCCGGCGTCGAGGTCGACTGGGACATCCAGAACGCGAACGGCGAGCAGGCCACCGCCGTGACCATCGCGCAGAACTTCTCCTCGAGCGACCTCGACATGGTGCTCGCGGTGGCGACGCCGGCGGCGCAGGCCTCCGCGCAGGCGATCACCAACGTGCCGGTCCTCTTCACCGCCGTCACCGACGCGGTCTCCGCGGAGCTGGTGGAGTCGAACGACGCGCCGGGCGGCAACGTGACCGGCACGAGCGACGCGGCGCCGATCGGCGACCAGCTCGATCTGCTCGCCGAGATCGTGCCCGACGCGAAGAAGATCGGCATCGTCTACAGCTCGGGCGAGGTCAACTCCGAGGTGCAGGTGAAGGCCGCGAAGGAGGCCGCCGAGGAGCGCGGCATGGAGATCGTCGAGTCGACGGTGACCACCGCGAACGACATCGCGCAGTCTGCCGAGTCGCTGGGCGATGTCGACGCGATCTACGTTCCGACCGACAACACCGTCGTCTCCGGCATCGCGTCGCTGATCCAGGTCGCCGAGGCGAAGCAGATCCCCGTGATCGGCGCTGAGTCGGGCACGGTCGAGGGCGGCGCCATCGCGACGCTCGGCATCGACTACACCAAGCTCGGGATCCAGACCGGTGAGATGGCGCTCAAGATCCTCCAGGACGGCGGCGATCCCGCGACCACCCCGGTCGAGTTCTCCAAGGAGTTCACCTACGTCGTGAACGAGGGCGCGGCGGAGCGCATGGGCGTCACGGTGCCCGAGGAGATCCTCGCGCAGGCCGAGCTCGTCGAGTAGTTCGAACGACCGCATCGAATAAGGACACGACATGATTGGCGCACTCGAGCTCGGGCTCATCTACGGGGTGATGGCCCTCGGGGTCTACCTCACCTTCAAAGTGCTGAACTTCCCCGACCTGACGGTCGACGGCAGCTTCACGACGGGCGCTGCGGTGGCGGCTGCGCTGATCACCAACGGTCACAACCCCGTCCTCGCCACTCTCGCGGGTGGCGGGGCGGGGCTCGTGGCCGGCACGATTACGGGTCTGCTGCACACGAAGGGCAAGATCGACGGCCTGCTGGCCGGGATCCTGACCATGATCGCGCTGTGGTCGATCAACCTCCGGATCATGGGCACGGCGAAAGAGGGATCCGCGGTCGCCGCGAACCTGCCGCTGCTCCGCGCCGACACGCTCTTCACGCCCATGCGGGACGCCGGGGTGCTCGGCACCTGGGTCGGTGTGCTGATCCTGTTCCTCGCGGTGATGGCGTTCAAGTTCATCATCGACTGGTTCCTGTCGACGAGCCTGGGTCTCGCGATCCAGGCGACGGGTGACAACGGCCCGATGATCCGGAGCTTCGGCGTGAGCACGGACCGCACCACGATCCTGACGCTCGCCCTCTCCAACGGGCTCGTCGCACTCTGCGGTGCGTTCGTCGCCCAGTACCAGGGATTCGCCGACATCAGTATGGGCATCGGCCTGATCCTCGTCGGGCTTGCCTCGGTGATCCTCGGCCAGGCGGTCTTCGGATCCCGGTTCATCTGGATCGCGAGCTTCGCGGTCGTCTTCGGCGCCGTGCTCTACCGCATGATCATCTTCTTCGCCATGAAGGGTGGTCTGGACCCCAACGACATGAAGCTCATCACCGCGGTGCTCGTGGTGCTCGCGCTGCTGCTGCCGCGCTGGGGCTTCCTGAAACGGATCCCGTCGCTCCGCGGACGCGGCGGCAAAGTCGGGCCGAAGTCCTCGGGGGATCCCGGGGTCGCACTCACCGCCGGGGTCGGGGTCGTGGGCCTCACCGAGGCCGAGATGGCCGCGGCGCAGGATCCCGCAGCGAAGACCGGAGAAAGGTAGCCAGCCATGCTGAACATCGATAAGATCTCCAAGACCTTCTTCCCGGGCACGGTCAATGAGCGCAAGGCGCTCGTCGACCTCGACCTGACACTCGCCGAGGGTGACTTCGTCACCGTGATCGGCTCGAACGGCGCCGGCAAGTCCACGCTGCTCAACGCCATCTCCGGCCGCTACACCGTCGACAGCGGCACGATCGAGATCGACGGCAAGCGCGTCAACCGGCTGCAGGAGTTCCAGCGGGCGAAGTACATTGGCCGGGTCTTCCAGGACCCGATGGCCGGTACCGCGCCGAACCTCACGATCGAGCAGAACCTCGCGCTCGCGCTGCGGCGGGGGCAGCCGCGGGGCCTCGGCCTCGCTCTGACCTCGAAGCAGCGGGCGCGATTCCGCGAGGAGCTGGCGACGCTCGAGCTGGGGCTGGAGAACCGGCTGCCCGCAAAGGTCGGCCTGCTCTCGGGCGGGCAGCGCCAGGCGCTGTCGCTCCTCATGTCGGGGTTCACGCACCCGCGGATCCTGCTGCTCGACGAGCACACCGCCGCGCTCGATCCGCAGCGGGCCGCGCTCGTGACGGATCTGACGGAGCGCATCGTGTCGCAGGGCGGACTCACCACCCTGATGGTCACGCACAACATGGAGCAGGCGCTGCACCTCGGCAACCGGCTCATCATGATGCACGAGGGCCGGATCGTCTTCCAGGCCTCCGAAGCGGAGAAGCGCGAGCTCACGGTGCCCCTGCTGCTCGCGGAGTTCGGCAAGATCAAGGGTGCGCTGCTCGACGACCGGGCGCTGCTCACGTAGTCGGGCATCGTGCGGGGCGCCGACGGACCCGGGTGCCCCGCGCGAATTCCACCGCGAACGGGTCGTGCTCGACGGGGAGCCCACCATGGAGTTGGACGACATCGATCGTCGCATCATCGCGACACTCGAGGCGGATGCGCGGGTCTCGATGACCACCTTGGCCGAGGAGGTCCACGTGTCGCGGGCCAGCGCGCACGCGCGCTTCAAACGCCTGATCGAGTCCGGCATCATCCGGGGGTTCACCGTGCAGACGGATCCGGTGCTCGCCGGCCGGCACACCTCCGCCTACGTCACGATTTCGGCGGAGCAGACGGAGTGGCAGGAGCTGCGGGATCGGCTCACCGAGATCCCCGAGATCCGGCACATCGCGCTCATCGGTGGGGAGTTCGACGTCATCGCGCTCGTGCGGGCGCGCGACAACCCCGACCTCCGACGCGTCGTGCTCGGTGAGATCCAGTCGATCCCGGCCGTGCGCGGCACCCGGACCCAGCTCATCTTCGACGACTTCGAGACCGCGGGGCGGTGATCGGGTGGTGGTGGGCGCTGCCGGTCCTGCACGTCACGCGGTTCCTGCACGTCAGGCGGTCGAGATCCACTGGATCCGACCGCCTGAACTGTGGGAACCGCCTGGGCTGCGCACTCCGGGCGCACGCCGATACGCTGGAGACCACACGACGTTCCTGGGGGAGTGGGCATGCCGAATCTGAGTTCTCGCATTCTCGTCACGCACAATGCTCGGGGTCTGGGCGGCCTCGCAACGGCCGACGGGCACACCGTCGCGGAGGGGGTGCTGTTCCGCTCGGACTCGCTCTCCGCGCTCACCGCTGACGGACTCGCGGCACTCGCGGAGCTCGGGATCGGCACGATCGTGGACCTCCGCACCGACGGGGAACGGGCGCGCGCGGCCGACGTGCTGCCGGAGGACGGCAGTATCACCCTCGTCACGCTGCCGGTGCTCGGCGGCGCGATGGACGAGATGGTGCGGCGGATCCTGCCCGCCGACGGGGCGCAGGCCGCGCTGGATCCGGATCAGCTCGCAGCCCTGCTCGATCAGGTGCCGACCCTCGAGCAGCTCTACCAGGGCATCCTCTCGAGCAGCGCGGCCCAGTTCGCGGAGCTCGCGCGTGCGGTGATCGCCGCGGCGGACACGGATCGGCCCGGGGTCATCTTCCACTGCACCGCGGGGAAGGATCGTACCGGGCTCGCCGCGGCGATCCTGCTCTCGGTTGCGGGAGTGCCCCACGACACGATCGTCGCGGACTACACGCAGACCGAGGTGAACCTCGCCGGCCCGTTCGCCGAGGCGCTCACCGGGCTCATCACCGGCTTCGGGCTGCCGCTCACCCCGAAGCTCGCCGAGCTCGCGACGAAATCTCCCGCATCGGCCATCGAGGCCGCACTGAGGTGGATCGCCGAGCAGCACGGCGACGCGGGGGCGTACCTGCGGTCGGGCGGCC
Above is a genomic segment from Leucobacter rhizosphaerae containing:
- a CDS encoding ABC transporter substrate-binding protein; its protein translation is MNRKLTAGLALAAAGVLGLAGCSGSGDDAASEGGSEGQSYSIGVLQLVQHPALDAATEGFQQAFEDAGVEVDWDIQNANGEQATAVTIAQNFSSSDLDMVLAVATPAAQASAQAITNVPVLFTAVTDAVSAELVESNDAPGGNVTGTSDAAPIGDQLDLLAEIVPDAKKIGIVYSSGEVNSEVQVKAAKEAAEERGMEIVESTVTTANDIAQSAESLGDVDAIYVPTDNTVVSGIASLIQVAEAKQIPVIGAESGTVEGGAIATLGIDYTKLGIQTGEMALKILQDGGDPATTPVEFSKEFTYVVNEGAAERMGVTVPEEILAQAELVE
- a CDS encoding ABC transporter permease; its protein translation is MIGALELGLIYGVMALGVYLTFKVLNFPDLTVDGSFTTGAAVAAALITNGHNPVLATLAGGGAGLVAGTITGLLHTKGKIDGLLAGILTMIALWSINLRIMGTAKEGSAVAANLPLLRADTLFTPMRDAGVLGTWVGVLILFLAVMAFKFIIDWFLSTSLGLAIQATGDNGPMIRSFGVSTDRTTILTLALSNGLVALCGAFVAQYQGFADISMGIGLILVGLASVILGQAVFGSRFIWIASFAVVFGAVLYRMIIFFAMKGGLDPNDMKLITAVLVVLALLLPRWGFLKRIPSLRGRGGKVGPKSSGDPGVALTAGVGVVGLTEAEMAAAQDPAAKTGER
- a CDS encoding ABC transporter ATP-binding protein; translation: MLNIDKISKTFFPGTVNERKALVDLDLTLAEGDFVTVIGSNGAGKSTLLNAISGRYTVDSGTIEIDGKRVNRLQEFQRAKYIGRVFQDPMAGTAPNLTIEQNLALALRRGQPRGLGLALTSKQRARFREELATLELGLENRLPAKVGLLSGGQRQALSLLMSGFTHPRILLLDEHTAALDPQRAALVTDLTERIVSQGGLTTLMVTHNMEQALHLGNRLIMMHEGRIVFQASEAEKRELTVPLLLAEFGKIKGALLDDRALLT
- a CDS encoding Lrp/AsnC family transcriptional regulator; its protein translation is MELDDIDRRIIATLEADARVSMTTLAEEVHVSRASAHARFKRLIESGIIRGFTVQTDPVLAGRHTSAYVTISAEQTEWQELRDRLTEIPEIRHIALIGGEFDVIALVRARDNPDLRRVVLGEIQSIPAVRGTRTQLIFDDFETAGR
- a CDS encoding tyrosine-protein phosphatase, whose translation is MPNLSSRILVTHNARGLGGLATADGHTVAEGVLFRSDSLSALTADGLAALAELGIGTIVDLRTDGERARAADVLPEDGSITLVTLPVLGGAMDEMVRRILPADGAQAALDPDQLAALLDQVPTLEQLYQGILSSSAAQFAELARAVIAAADTDRPGVIFHCTAGKDRTGLAAAILLSVAGVPHDTIVADYTQTEVNLAGPFAEALTGLITGFGLPLTPKLAELATKSPASAIEAALRWIAEQHGDAGAYLRSGGLSAEELTALTRILRAAP